The window AAGAGAGGCAGGTGGGAGACTTGGCTGGCCTAGCCCGGCTTGATAGGCAGGCAGACAGACCTCCGCAAATTGGAGTTAGCATTGTTGGCATTAAGAACAGTCAAAAGTTAAGTAGGTGCTAGCTGGCTGTCTTAATGCTAACAGAGAGCCTTAAGTGACTGCGTTATTGTAATTGCCCTGTAGTTTCTAAACCTCGCCAGGTTTCCGCTAAGCcgcctcacctttttttttttacttgaaaacaatgttaactaATATATTGAATGAATGTATATATATGCTATGTAGATACATAAATAGTTTATTATTTACGTACGTATTGACTAGAactagtttgaaaacaattaaaaatatcataaaaatgtttcactgcgctttattttgatgaacATACACCACAATcccctgtctgccctgttgacACTTATGcgcgaccagataaaagtacacgACCCGTCTTGTGTTGACATTAACTTTGTTCATTATTatcgtgagaatgaaaaatagttaatagttgacgacagcttgtcacaggctaagcctatTTATGCCAccatgtgtgatcgctcacgtctcaatctcattcgacttcAGCaagtttttgtcccacgggcgagCTACAAGTGACTATCACGTTCATACGGtacgtgctaacttacttttttaaagtgtcacttaacaattttgctctcttgttatcattagagtacttatggcttgtcttatATGTGTGTcttaagttgttcaacataaaccaGCTTTAGACTGACGCTATCATTGGGGTCTCCAACAGGGTAGCTCGTATGCTTGCAgttgatgttgagtagttcaccaaaaaatatttgcttcacaTCTTAGTAtctttataagtgttctattcaaacatgatgcctgtatttaatgacaaatgagcacactgagtggagatgtgctttgtaaataaagtacagtttgaatttggcagtcacataaaacacaaatagttcacctctcctttctttttgtcaaagtagctttaatagtgacGCAatttggatacacctgtgctatcataaccctggagtctgaatttatactgtttatacaggacacatttctataacgaaaatattaaaattcttattttattttgttaattgttattttgaacaatatgaaaatatattataattcatttcccatgtattcgtttTACTCTAAAACAAGCAAGTATTGCAAAATGTAGTACTTTCGTACGcatcacatagtactattggactaaataggtcaggtgacaaaaggaggctcgacatCTTAAGACTCTCAGTTGAagcgctctcagcaactttgccattcaaTTAAcaattttgcaatgttctcggttcatgttctgctggttgttgaataaataagtcaaaattgttatttgtcataataaaaaaaaattacagacgCAGCAACGGCACGACACAGTGGCAGCAGTCCCATGCagaccaccaccacagcttcaaaaaatcctaggggaaaccctgcatgCTGAGCGTTTTGTAGTTAAACGGAGTGTCGTTATGTCTTTGTTTTCTGTAGTtagtcattaattcattcatccagTACAGTATAATACTTTAGGTGTCATTACTGTATCATGTTTATTCTATCCATATTAGATATCTTTTATCTTTGCCTTTCATAATcctaatattgtaatattaatgtTATATGTAGTTTAATAGCTACAATGTAAACCTTAAACTTAGCGATGCTGTGGCAGAAAGTTACATATTGAAGTTCTCCTTGTGTCCAGCCGGTGGCCTCACAGCTTCCAGCAGCGTTGCGGCTTCAGGAAAGTCCCCAGGAAACCGGAAGCCAAAAAAGTAGATGAAGAGCTGGGACCCGCCCACTTGGACTCCTCTGAGGTGGCGTCCCACCGGCAGCTTCATTCCAGCTCGCCGCGGTCCTTCAGCCGCCTTCTCCGCCCCGTGGTCTTCACCGTGGGGGTATGTTACCTGCCACCAGGTGGCTCTGTTACCTTGGACAGGTGCTGACTGTCATGTTAGTTTACAGGTTGCTCCTTCGGCTCGGCGGCCATCTGGCAGTACGAGTCGCTGAAGTCCCGCGTGCAGAGCTACTTTGACGAGCTGCGAGCGGATTGGCTGGACAAAGTACGGCCGCAGAAGCGAGGAGATACCCGCAAAGAAGTGAGCAGAGAGGACACGTGAAGTTGaccctgtcacacacacacacattctgattggctctttgtgttttagctcaACCAATGGTGGAACAGTTTGAGTGAAGGTCAGAGGacagtcacaggtgagctgctTTTGATAGCCAGCCTCCCTGCTTCGCTTCTTTTTACAATTATGACGCCATAAGTTTTGAACCAGTTTGTCACAtggaaaggttttttttaaacgcagAAACATTTGACACTATGGATATATTTGATGTCTCTCAGCGATCATTGCCGCGAACTTCCTTGTGTTCTGTTGTTGGCGTGTGCCGTCACTACAGCGCTCCATGATCAAGTACTTCACCGCTGACCCCGCCtccagtgagtgtgtgtgcgcacacctCTTGACACtgagaaatgtgcattttgtgtCCAAAGTAGTCCTAGAAGGGTCTGGTTGGTCTAAATGTACTTTCCCGTGGTCTTGCAGAGACACTGTGCTTGCCCATGGTGCTGTCCACCTTCAGCCACTTCTCCTTCTTCCACATGGCTGCCAACATGTACGTCCTGTGGAGCTTCTCCAGCAGCGCCGTCTCTATGCTGGGCCGAGAGCAGTTCATGGCCGTTTACCTGTCTGCAGGTGGGAGAAGCAGGAAAGGGTCCACGTGACCCCCACCAGGTACACGCTGACACTGTCGTCTGTGTGCTCAGGTGTTATTTCCTCCTTCGTCAGCTACGTGGGCAAGATGGCCACCGGGAGGTTTGGTCCTTCGCTCGGAGCGGTGAGCACCGTCTTTGATCATGCACATTTCAGCCTTATGACATGTGTCCAAAACTATGAATGTGCTCGCAGTCTGGCGCCATCATGACCATCCTAGCGGCAGTTTGCACCCAAATGCCGGAGGCCAAACTGGCCATCATCTTCCTCCCGATGTTCACCTTCACTGCGGGAAACGTAAGACTTTCTTACTCCTTACTCTCTTCTGTCCACCCACTCAACTGTTCCCTCCCTCTGTCTTTAGGCTCTGAAAGGCATCATCGCCATGGATACGGCCGGGTTGGTTTTGGGGTGGAAGTTTTTTGACCACGCTGCTCATTTAGGAGGAGCAATGTTTGGCATGTAAGTAACTGACATGTCAACAAATCATTTAAAGCTGCAGTCCACATGTGGTCCTCACGGGGGTGGTATTGTCACACCTGATGGGCGGCTGAAAACTCCATTTACTATTACCTATCTACTTTGACTTCTAATGATTATTTGATATTATACTgcttatttatttgtgtaattAATCCATAATTTGGTCTGTTAATGGGTCAGACCAATGTCAGTCCATCAATAAGTCATTTTGAACAGTCCTTACATAATTGGTCCCCTCCatcctctctctcctcctccagctggtACATCATGTTTGGACACAAGCTCATTTGGAAGAACCGCGAGCCTTTTGTCAAGTTATGGCACGAGCTGAGGACAGGCGGCGGAGGCAATGGAGGCCAGCGAGGAGGCTCCGAGTAGGATGTGGAATGAACTGATGGGAACAATGTGGTCCCGACATGTAAACATGATAAATAGTTGTACAGACCATTTGGTGACCTGGCCTCCAGGGGGCGTCCCAACATCCGTGAACACCAAATATGATCACGAGGCCATCATGGCTGATTTATTTGATTCTAGTCCAAACTTTGGGGAGTGGGGGTGGACTTTGATCAATTCTGTGCATTAATGCGCAAACCAATCCATTTTAGGTCAATTTATGCTAAGCTGTCTAACCAAAACATTCAAATCTTAGCTTTGCATCACCGGTGgaaaagcaaattagtgtaaaatCTTACAATATTTCTAATTAATACATAATTTTATTCTTAGAACATGCCGAAGGACTTGCTGGCCCCAGgaatgcattttggacacccctggtctaataaCTTGAAAATGAGGTTACGCAATATGATTATACATATTCATCACTTTGTTTATTCCACTCATGTATGAACTGCTGCTTTATGTTGTGTTGAACTTTTTATGTggcactaataataataaaaaaaaaaattgtcctcATTGGAGCTGAAAGCGTCATATGTTGCTTTTATAGGTCATGTTGCAGACCTGCAAACAAAATCTGTTTGCTGTTTGACTGTCTGAAGTCCGCAAAcgtctcatacacacacacacgtgcatgttTACTTTCTGAATTTATTTTGGTAAATAAGAGTAAATGTGAAGTCAGGTTTATGGTAACGTAATGGATGCTGACATGACATCTAAATGTGTTGTCCTCGTCTCAGCCTGTGTCTGTGATGAAGGAAAGGTGCACAGTTTGGGATGAAACTGGCTGCTTTTGGAGCGTAAACAATGATGTGTATGTTCTGGAGGGTCAACCTTCTGTGGAGTTCATTGACCCGAAACGCTGAAGCGGCTCAAAGCTTCAGATCAGATCAGCTTTGCACTGCCAGCCATCACATCACAGACCTGAAAGTAGAATTTTAGAGAGTAACTCCACCGCAACTCCACTTGGCCTTGACCTCCAGACTTGAGCGGACAGTAAGGACACTAGACGTCCCGCCCCACCGTAAGAATCTGAATCGGTTGCCTTGTACTGCAGGTGAGTTCTGAGCAGCATGGCGGCGGGcctgcaggtggtgggtctggTTTTGGGTGTGCTGTCGTGGTGTCTGCAGTCCAGCTGCACGTCATCGCAGCTGTGGAAGGTGCGGAGTCAGGCAGAGTCGGTCACCAGCAGTCAGTGGCACTTTGAGGGGCTCTGGATGAGCTGCGCCGCCACATCACTCGGTTCGGTCCAGTGCAACAAGTTCAAGACGCTTCTGGGCCTGCCAGGTGAGACCCACCAATGACCAGCTGATACTGTGTGCACTAAAGACTAGAACAGACCAGAGGTGTACTGGAAATGTCCAAAGTTGTAATAATCAGTGTGGTCCAGTCCACCTGCAGGCATGCCGGGCCCTGATGATCATGTCTGTGGTGGTGGGCCTGGCCTCCATCATTGTGTCTGTGCTGGGACTCAAGTGCACCAAGATCGGCAGGACCTCGGACCAGGTTAAAGGTCAAATTGTCTTGAGTGGAGGTACCATGTTCATCCTGTCAGGTACGACATCCTGAAACATCATTGCCAAGACCGTCATGAACGCTACCAActctgtgtgtgcgtatgtgtgtgtgtgtgtgcaggtgtctTCACTCTGATTGCAGTGTCTTGGTATGCTGGAAGAGTCATCCATGACTTCTACAATCCTCTCTACAACGGAGTCAGGTCAGGAGAACAATGATAATATCGATGACATTGATCATGAGGATGATAGTTTCAGTGAAAGGAACAATAAGGATGAAAAGGATGAGGATAACTGATGTGAATCATGACAACAATAGATAAGACAGGTGATGACAAATTCATGATAACAAAGATGAGAATTTCTGAGAGTCGCGGTGATGAAGAAGATAACTGATGAGGAGACTGATGTAATGAAAAGTATGTTGATACTTATGATTATGTTGATGAGAGAGTAAAAAGATGAAAATGATAATACCGATAATGATGTAGATGATAATGTTTAAGAGGGTGATGATCATTTTCATGAGGTGTTAGAATGTAGGATGGTGATGCTGGTGAACACACTCGGGATCATTTTGATTGAGAATTATCATACTGACGAGGTGGATGACACCGATAATGACAACTGATGAGAAGGTCTTTGACGAGCCCGATGGTGATaattgataataatgatgatgaggtAGTGGCTAAAAGGATCTTGATACTTAGGAGGATGATGGCCATGTGGATGAGGGGACATGCTGATGAATTTGATGATAATACCGATGATAATGGTTATGAGGATGATGATCATTTTCATGAGGTGATAAAATGAGGATGATGCTGATGCTGGCGAAGACACGAGGGATCATTTTGAATGATTGATGGTAATGACAACAATGATGAGGTGGCGACAAAGGATGTCGATACTTACCAGGGACAATGTTCATGTTGATGAGGGGGTATAATGATGAAAAGTATGATAATACAGATGATGTTGGTTATGGGGATGATGGTCACTGATGAGATAACTGATGAGAATCATGGTAACAAAGAAGGACATTGATGAGTCTGATGTTGATCATTGATGGTAACGATAACGATGCTGAGGTGGTGACAAAGGATGTTGATCATGGTGATGAGGGAGTATATTGATGATAATACCGATGATGATAGTTATGGGCatgatgatcattttgatgaggGGCTAGAATGAGGATGATGGTGACATTAGTGATGATAATGCTGATTCCGGTGAACACACTCGGGATCATTTTGAATGAGGAGAATTATCATTCTGATGAGGAAAATGGTAATTGATGGCACTGATAATAACTAATGAGAATCGTGATGACGAAGGTAATTGATGAGACTGATGATGATAAttgatgataatgataacaatGATGAGGTGGTGACTAAAAGGATGTTGATACTCACGAGGATGGTATTGATGAGGGGGCATAATGGTGAAATGATGATAATACCGATGATGATGGTTATGAGAATGATGATCATTTGATGAGGTGTCAGAATGAGCATGATGATGACATGGATGATAGTGCTGATTCTGGTGAACACAAGATAATTTTCAATACTGATGAGGAGGATGATAACTGATGACACTGATCATGAGAACTGATGAGAATCATAATTGCAGTGATGACAAACATCATTTATGAGGTAGTGATTATGATAATtacatttaatgagaataatgatgtcatgaGGTGGTGACTAAAAGGATGTCGATACTTAGGAGGAGGATGATCATGTTGATAATGGGGTGTACAGTAGTGATGAAAATGATGATAACACTGATAAAGTTGATGATAATGGTTATGAGGATGATGGTCATTTTTGATGAGGAGtaagaaggaggaggatgattatcattattaataattctGATGCTGGTGGATCATTAGggatagtggttagcatgttggccaacacagtaacagtctggagatcgggaagaccttggttcgattctcccctgggcatttctgtgtggagtttgcatgttctccccgtgtatgcgtgggttttctccggggactccggtttcctcccacattccaaaaccatgcatgttagcttcattggagactctaaattgtccataggtatgaatgtgagtgtgaatggttgtttgtccatatgtgccctgcgattggctgacgaccagt is drawn from Dunckerocampus dactyliophorus isolate RoL2022-P2 chromosome 12, RoL_Ddac_1.1, whole genome shotgun sequence and contains these coding sequences:
- the LOC129190836 gene encoding presenilins-associated rhomboid-like protein, mitochondrial isoform X2, coding for MICVDRCRFTGVTNMAWRSYAVLFCRTGEDVLRSVKRGSRWPHSFQQRCGFRKVPRKPEAKKVDEELGPAHLDSSEVASHRQLHSSSPRSFSRLLRPVVFTVGFTGCSFGSAAIWQYESLKSRVQSYFDELRADWLDKVRPQKRGDTRKELNQWWNSLSEGQRTVTAIIAANFLVFCCWRVPSLQRSMIKYFTADPASKTLCLPMVLSTFSHFSFFHMAANMYVLWSFSSSAVSMLGREQFMAVYLSAGVISSFVSYVGKMATGRFGPSLGASGAIMTILAAVCTQMPEAKLAIIFLPMFTFTAGNALKGIIAMDTAGLVLGWKFFDHAAHLGGAMFGIWYIMFGHKLIWKNREPFVKLWHELRTGGGGNGGQRGGSE
- the LOC129190836 gene encoding presenilins-associated rhomboid-like protein, mitochondrial isoform X1; the protein is MAWRSYAVLFCRTASFCPTGELQVTITFIRRWPHSFQQRCGFRKVPRKPEAKKVDEELGPAHLDSSEVASHRQLHSSSPRSFSRLLRPVVFTVGFTGCSFGSAAIWQYESLKSRVQSYFDELRADWLDKVRPQKRGDTRKELNQWWNSLSEGQRTVTAIIAANFLVFCCWRVPSLQRSMIKYFTADPASKTLCLPMVLSTFSHFSFFHMAANMYVLWSFSSSAVSMLGREQFMAVYLSAGVISSFVSYVGKMATGRFGPSLGASGAIMTILAAVCTQMPEAKLAIIFLPMFTFTAGNALKGIIAMDTAGLVLGWKFFDHAAHLGGAMFGIWYIMFGHKLIWKNREPFVKLWHELRTGGGGNGGQRGGSE
- the LOC129190847 gene encoding claudin-4-like, encoding MAAGLQVVGLVLGVLSWCLQSSCTSSQLWKVRSQAESVTSSQWHFEGLWMSCAATSLGSVQCNKFKTLLGLPVHLQACRALMIMSVVVGLASIIVSVLGLKCTKIGRTSDQVKGQIVLSGGTMFILSGVFTLIAVSWYAGRVIHDFYNPLYNGVRYELGTGLYLGWGASGLALIGGSMLCCSYRRSSSTPPARHFSYNYSKNNQGHNIYTAASTSDSATAKAYV